From the Oleiharenicola lentus genome, one window contains:
- a CDS encoding four-carbon acid sugar kinase family protein, which produces MPETLRPLSRADALANLPAEWPEDLLPGLAVAARTAPKLVVLDDDPTGTQTVQNIQVVTDWKVETLATALQGDAPGFYILTNSRSLASAATRALHLELAANLRAAAVQTGTLFTVFSRGDSTLRGHYPLETDTLAEALGPFHGTLIVPYFEAGGRITLDGIHYVAEGDQLVPAGETAFARDPTFGYRQSFLPAWVEEKTGGRVPAGEVVHLPLSVLRTEGPSGVASRLIALPANRIVVSDAVARRDIEVLALGLLQAETAGLRFLVRTAASLVAARLGQAPQPLLDGRAFSIPALSTGGLIVVGSYVPKSTAQVRALRAALPVREVEVRVPDLLSPTQRQAAVKNAALRINQLLSLGELVLLVTSRDLVTGASPEESLAIVGRVSSAVVEIVRQLTVRPRFLIAKGGITSSDVATAGLGVRRATVQGQLLPGVPVWRLGAESKFPGLDYVIFPGNVGGESALVEAVNRLQSSPAL; this is translated from the coding sequence GTGCCTGAGACCCTGCGGCCACTCTCCCGCGCCGACGCGCTGGCCAATCTCCCGGCTGAATGGCCCGAGGACCTGCTGCCGGGCCTGGCCGTCGCCGCCCGCACCGCCCCAAAGCTCGTGGTGCTCGACGACGACCCCACCGGCACCCAGACAGTCCAGAACATCCAGGTCGTCACCGATTGGAAGGTCGAAACCCTGGCGACGGCCCTTCAGGGCGACGCGCCGGGCTTCTATATCCTCACCAACTCACGCAGTCTCGCCTCGGCCGCCACCCGCGCGCTGCACCTTGAACTGGCGGCCAATCTGCGCGCTGCGGCAGTCCAGACGGGCACCCTCTTCACCGTCTTCTCCCGCGGCGACTCCACCTTGCGCGGTCATTATCCGCTGGAGACCGACACCCTGGCCGAGGCGCTCGGACCTTTCCATGGCACCCTGATCGTCCCCTACTTTGAAGCCGGAGGCCGGATCACGCTCGACGGGATTCACTACGTGGCCGAGGGCGACCAACTTGTGCCCGCCGGTGAGACCGCCTTCGCGCGCGATCCAACCTTCGGCTACCGCCAATCCTTTCTGCCCGCCTGGGTGGAAGAAAAGACCGGCGGGCGTGTTCCCGCCGGCGAAGTGGTGCATCTTCCGTTGTCCGTCCTCAGAACAGAGGGACCATCTGGAGTGGCCTCGAGACTGATCGCACTGCCGGCGAACCGCATCGTCGTTAGTGACGCGGTCGCCCGGCGGGACATTGAAGTGCTGGCGCTGGGCCTGCTCCAAGCCGAAACCGCGGGACTCCGTTTTCTGGTGCGCACCGCTGCATCCCTGGTCGCCGCCCGCCTTGGACAGGCACCACAACCACTGCTGGATGGCAGAGCCTTTTCCATTCCCGCTCTCTCCACCGGCGGACTTATCGTGGTCGGCTCCTATGTCCCCAAATCCACGGCTCAGGTTCGCGCGCTGCGGGCCGCGCTGCCCGTGCGCGAGGTGGAAGTGCGCGTGCCTGACCTGCTCAGTCCGACCCAGCGTCAGGCTGCTGTCAAAAACGCCGCCCTCCGGATCAACCAGCTGCTCAGCCTCGGCGAGCTCGTGCTCCTGGTCACCAGCCGCGATCTGGTCACAGGTGCCAGCCCGGAGGAAAGCCTCGCCATCGTCGGTCGCGTTTCCTCCGCCGTGGTCGAGATTGTCCGCCAGCTCACCGTGCGGCCACGGTTCCTCATCGCCAAGGGCGGCATCACTTCGAGCGATGTCGCTACCGCCGGCCTCGGAGTTCGCCGGGCCACGGTGCAGGGCCAACTCCTGCCAGGGGTGCCCGTGTGGCGCCTCGGTGCCGAGAGTAAATTCCCCGGTCTCGATTACGTCATTTTCCCAGGAAACGTGGGCGGCGAATCCGCCTTGGTTGAAGCAGTCAACCGTCTGCAATCCTCCCCCGCCTTATGA
- a CDS encoding ThuA domain-containing protein, translating to MKTPPLFRLTFGLAVGLVSSFASAPIADPDLVFAERDGLVAFEAEHFIKQELSTVRAWHLTHAQQHPTLAPDTDGTHVLGASGGAYLEILPDTRWSHDEKLVAGENFSNEPGKLAILSYRVHFSTPGRYHVWARILSTGPEDNGVHFGINGTWPESGRRWQTVKKRDWAWDSRQRTEKVHVGVPGQLYLDVPTAGEHTIQISMREDGFELDKVILTNAPNYVPEGTGPEPRVHAGRVPAAFAIPAGYTDTPAVTPLPPKAPQPATESAPAPSAAAAGTVTAASLKLDGTGYYLDKGKWAAIHPDRNKEAAVKFTVPASNGRYRVVLHAVGESDGASEFEVRLADRLIGRFVCPLSNAMFEEGERYTQTWWDVDVSEGTLVEVRSRIASADGKEWSRARWSKIEFIPMSAVGHGQSRLELARAQREQLFRPVPRQPHGDATVKVGGELRAWHKVTVDLAGPFAAETDTAPNPFTDYRFDVTFTHESGTPSYVVPGYFAADGNAAETSATAGTIWRAHLSPDRGGKWNYRVSFTRGSNAATYGGGSPVAPYDGLSGSFVVTGSNKKHPDFRAGGRLTYRGGHYLIAAGSGQPFLKAGADAPETLLAYTDFDDALALKKEVPLKTWAPHVADWREGDPSWKGGKGKGLIGAINYLGHKGANAVSFLTYNAAGDGDNIWPFVARDEKFHYDCSRLDQWAIVFEHAQARGVFLHFKLQENESDDHRAGARKTPKVIPEALDAGATGPERRLYFREMIARFGHNLALNWNLGEENTQTPEEQRAMAQYIRDTDPYDHLLVIHSFPEQQDEVYENLLGKQSELTGASAQNSWKLAHQQTLRWVRASAAAGRPWVVCNDEQNPANQGVPPDLGYKGYAGKNNQGKEVGYDEHDIRKATLWGTLMAGGAGVEYYFGYQLPENDLLLEDFRSRERSWDFCRIALGFFRDHAIPLAQMTNADELVGNPAHDNSRYCLAQSGKLYLVYLPTGGEATLDLGGAAGDFAVSWFNPRTGGSLVSGPRISGGGAVKLTAPDSQDWLAVVRAVPVFAAGSGAKVLVVGGGNYHDFAQWFNRADVATIAAAGHRPIYVDDPETAALALVDADVLVLSSALGWPATPSFRRAVATHLEAARGFVALHSGVWRTWPDWTEYESSYIGIAANSHPKPFEFEVFNRQPGHPVMRGVPASFKITDELYEVTTRSGGVPVTVLAETQPSPNSKQTHPSVWVPARENGRTVGLALGHDGRARGAPEFNRLLVNAVEWTAGR from the coding sequence ATGAAAACCCCACCTCTGTTCCGTCTGACGTTCGGCCTCGCCGTCGGACTGGTCTCCTCCTTCGCCTCTGCTCCCATCGCTGATCCCGATCTCGTCTTCGCCGAGCGCGACGGCCTGGTCGCGTTTGAAGCCGAACATTTCATCAAGCAGGAACTCAGCACCGTGCGCGCCTGGCACCTCACCCACGCCCAGCAGCATCCGACACTGGCTCCCGACACCGATGGCACCCATGTGCTCGGCGCCAGCGGCGGCGCCTATCTGGAGATTCTGCCGGATACGCGCTGGTCGCATGACGAAAAACTCGTTGCCGGAGAGAATTTTTCGAACGAGCCGGGTAAGTTGGCGATCCTCTCCTATCGCGTGCATTTCTCCACCCCTGGGCGCTATCACGTCTGGGCTAGGATTCTGTCCACCGGACCTGAAGACAATGGAGTGCATTTCGGAATCAATGGCACTTGGCCGGAAAGTGGACGGCGCTGGCAAACGGTGAAAAAGCGAGATTGGGCTTGGGACAGCCGTCAGCGCACCGAGAAGGTGCACGTTGGCGTGCCGGGCCAGCTCTACCTCGACGTGCCGACTGCGGGCGAGCACACCATTCAGATCTCAATGCGGGAAGATGGCTTCGAGCTGGACAAGGTGATCCTCACCAACGCCCCCAACTATGTTCCCGAGGGCACCGGCCCTGAACCGCGCGTGCATGCCGGGCGTGTTCCGGCCGCCTTCGCGATTCCCGCCGGTTACACGGATACACCCGCCGTGACACCGCTCCCGCCCAAGGCGCCCCAACCCGCCACGGAGAGCGCCCCCGCACCCTCAGCGGCTGCGGCCGGCACTGTCACCGCCGCCAGCCTGAAGCTTGATGGCACCGGCTACTACCTCGACAAAGGCAAGTGGGCCGCCATCCACCCCGACAGGAACAAGGAGGCTGCCGTCAAGTTCACCGTCCCCGCCTCCAACGGCCGCTACCGCGTCGTCCTGCATGCCGTGGGCGAGAGCGACGGGGCATCGGAATTCGAGGTCCGCCTCGCCGACAGGCTCATCGGTCGCTTTGTCTGCCCGCTTTCCAATGCGATGTTCGAGGAAGGCGAGCGTTATACCCAGACTTGGTGGGATGTGGATGTGAGCGAGGGCACCTTGGTCGAGGTGCGCTCCCGCATCGCCTCCGCCGACGGCAAGGAGTGGAGTCGCGCCCGCTGGTCCAAGATCGAGTTCATCCCCATGAGCGCGGTCGGCCACGGCCAGTCGCGCCTTGAACTCGCCCGCGCCCAGCGCGAGCAGCTCTTCCGCCCCGTGCCCCGCCAACCCCATGGTGACGCCACCGTAAAAGTCGGCGGCGAGCTCCGCGCCTGGCACAAGGTCACCGTGGATCTGGCCGGTCCTTTCGCCGCCGAGACCGACACCGCCCCCAATCCCTTCACAGACTACCGCTTCGATGTCACCTTCACCCACGAGTCCGGCACCCCCAGCTACGTCGTGCCGGGCTACTTCGCCGCCGACGGCAACGCCGCCGAGACCTCCGCCACCGCTGGCACCATCTGGCGCGCCCATCTCTCCCCCGACCGCGGCGGCAAATGGAACTATCGGGTTTCATTCACCCGCGGATCCAATGCCGCCACCTACGGCGGGGGCTCACCCGTTGCTCCCTATGACGGCCTGTCCGGTTCCTTTGTTGTGACTGGCTCGAACAAAAAACACCCTGACTTTCGTGCCGGTGGTCGGCTCACCTACCGTGGTGGTCACTACCTTATCGCCGCAGGAAGTGGTCAGCCCTTCCTCAAGGCGGGCGCTGACGCCCCCGAGACGCTCCTTGCTTACACCGATTTCGATGATGCCCTCGCTCTCAAAAAGGAAGTGCCTCTCAAAACCTGGGCCCCCCACGTAGCTGACTGGCGTGAAGGCGATCCCAGTTGGAAAGGCGGCAAAGGCAAGGGACTCATCGGCGCGATCAATTACCTCGGCCACAAGGGTGCCAACGCCGTGTCGTTCCTGACCTACAACGCCGCCGGCGACGGTGACAACATCTGGCCTTTCGTGGCGCGCGACGAGAAATTTCACTACGACTGCTCACGGCTCGACCAATGGGCCATCGTATTCGAGCACGCGCAGGCCCGGGGTGTCTTTCTCCACTTCAAGCTCCAGGAAAATGAAAGCGACGACCATCGCGCCGGAGCCCGCAAGACGCCCAAGGTGATTCCCGAGGCCCTCGACGCCGGCGCCACCGGCCCGGAGCGGCGCCTGTATTTCCGCGAGATGATCGCCCGCTTCGGGCACAACCTCGCCCTGAACTGGAATCTGGGTGAAGAAAACACCCAGACCCCCGAGGAGCAGCGCGCCATGGCGCAATACATCCGGGACACCGATCCTTACGACCACCTGCTGGTCATCCACAGTTTCCCCGAGCAGCAGGACGAGGTCTATGAGAACCTCCTGGGCAAACAGTCCGAGCTTACTGGCGCCTCGGCGCAGAACAGCTGGAAACTGGCCCATCAGCAGACCCTGCGCTGGGTCCGCGCCTCGGCCGCCGCCGGGCGCCCCTGGGTTGTCTGCAATGACGAACAAAACCCGGCCAATCAGGGTGTGCCCCCCGACCTCGGCTACAAGGGCTATGCCGGCAAGAACAACCAGGGCAAGGAGGTCGGCTACGACGAACATGACATCCGCAAAGCCACGCTTTGGGGCACGCTGATGGCGGGTGGCGCGGGCGTGGAATACTACTTCGGCTACCAGCTCCCCGAAAACGACCTCCTCCTTGAGGATTTCCGCAGCCGCGAACGCTCCTGGGACTTCTGCCGTATCGCCCTCGGTTTCTTCCGCGACCATGCCATCCCGCTCGCGCAAATGACCAACGCCGACGAACTCGTCGGCAATCCCGCGCACGACAACTCCCGCTACTGCCTCGCGCAGTCAGGGAAGCTCTACCTCGTCTATCTGCCGACCGGCGGCGAAGCCACCCTCGACCTGGGCGGAGCAGCCGGCGACTTTGCCGTCTCTTGGTTCAACCCGCGCACGGGCGGCTCACTCGTGTCCGGTCCCCGCATCTCCGGTGGCGGTGCCGTCAAGCTCACCGCCCCCGACAGTCAGGACTGGCTGGCGGTGGTGCGAGCCGTCCCGGTTTTCGCGGCCGGTTCCGGAGCCAAGGTGCTGGTCGTGGGCGGCGGCAACTACCACGACTTCGCCCAATGGTTCAACCGGGCCGACGTCGCCACGATCGCCGCCGCCGGTCACCGCCCTATCTACGTCGACGACCCCGAAACCGCGGCCCTCGCCCTCGTGGACGCCGACGTGCTCGTGCTGAGCAGCGCCTTGGGCTGGCCTGCCACGCCTTCGTTTCGCCGCGCTGTCGCCACCCACCTTGAGGCCGCCCGCGGCTTCGTCGCCCTCCACAGCGGCGTATGGCGCACCTGGCCGGATTGGACTGAATACGAGAGCAGTTATATCGGCATCGCTGCCAACTCCCACCCCAAGCCCTTTGAGTTCGAGGTCTTCAACCGCCAGCCCGGCCATCCGGTCATGCGCGGCGTCCCCGCTTCTTTCAAAATCACCGACGAACTTTATGAAGTGACAACTCGCTCTGGCGGCGTGCCCGTCACCGTGCTGGCCGAGACGCAACCCAGCCCGAACTCGAAGCAGACTCATCCCAGCGTCTGGGTGCCCGCCCGCGAAAACGGCCGCACCGTCGGTCTCGCCCTCGGCCACGACGGCCGCGCGCGCGGCGCGCCGGAATTCAACCGTCTGCTCGTCAACGCCGTCGAGTGGACCGCCGGACGATGA
- a CDS encoding SMP-30/gluconolactonase/LRE family protein, with amino-acid sequence MPLAFGPLAATPTLQVIAVGPNPESVTRGFGGDLFATLMGETRKDGDGNGRIVRIRGDAVSDFSAGYDDPKGIVFTGDHLITADFTRVWKIDSTGKKELLAGPSDFPHPPSYLNDVALAPDGRSVLVTDMGAVTKMRDPGGQLWPVDSAEAAAIPVIARVYRITLDGKVSIAVENQRTMLLPNGVTSLSNDTLLLAEFFTGNILEYRAGGFRIVATGHRSVDGIARDSRGTLYVSEVFTGRVWAIPADGPKRLLATLTSAADFLLDEPASLLVVPDTKAGALAFLTLHRP; translated from the coding sequence TTGCCGCTCGCGTTCGGCCCTCTCGCCGCGACCCCGACCCTTCAGGTCATCGCCGTCGGACCCAACCCCGAGAGCGTCACGCGCGGCTTCGGGGGTGATCTTTTCGCCACGCTCATGGGCGAAACCCGCAAGGACGGTGACGGCAATGGCCGGATCGTGCGCATCCGCGGCGATGCTGTCTCTGATTTTTCCGCCGGATATGACGATCCCAAGGGCATCGTCTTCACCGGCGATCACCTGATCACGGCAGACTTCACGCGCGTTTGGAAAATCGACTCGACCGGCAAAAAAGAACTGCTGGCCGGCCCAAGCGACTTTCCGCATCCACCGTCCTACCTCAACGATGTTGCCCTGGCGCCCGACGGTCGCAGCGTGCTCGTGACCGACATGGGGGCCGTGACCAAGATGCGCGATCCCGGCGGCCAGCTCTGGCCCGTGGATAGCGCGGAGGCGGCCGCCATTCCGGTTATCGCCCGTGTTTACCGCATCACGCTCGACGGCAAGGTCAGCATCGCGGTCGAAAACCAGCGCACCATGCTGCTGCCCAATGGTGTTACCTCGCTGTCCAACGACACCCTTCTGCTCGCGGAATTCTTCACTGGCAATATTCTCGAATATCGTGCGGGTGGTTTTCGCATCGTCGCGACCGGTCACCGCAGCGTCGACGGCATAGCACGCGACTCCCGCGGCACGCTCTACGTCAGCGAGGTGTTCACCGGCAGGGTTTGGGCCATTCCAGCAGATGGACCGAAGAGACTGCTAGCCACCCTCACTTCGGCCGCCGACTTCCTGCTTGATGAACCCGCCAGCCTGCTGGTCGTGCCGGACACTAAAGCAGGAGCGCTCGCTTTCCTGACTCTCCACAGACCTTGA
- the xylA gene encoding xylose isomerase, translating to MKTLNKHFPQIGKIRYEGPRSANALSFKHYNPSEIIDGKTLKEHMRFSIAYWHAFRGTGSDPFGPGTIVRPWESGKDPVSVAKVRLDAAFEFFQKIEAPFWCWHDRDIAPEGRTLAESNKILDKIVAHAKGLQKATGVKLLWGTANLFSNPRFMCGASTNPDAHVFAYAAAQVKKAMECTVELGGENYVFWGGREGYETLLNTNLKREQDHLARFLHMAVDYAKEIGFTGQFLIEPKPKEPTKHQYDFDVASGIAFLRTYGLEKHFKFNIETNHATLAGHTFQHEIEVAASAQMLGSIDANSGDELLGWDTDQFSTDVRTLTLAMISILKAGGLGSGGFNFDAKLRRPSTDLDDLFHAHIGGMDAYALAFKIARRILAEGKFEQFVADRYSSYDTGYGKDIEKGKATFKSLEKLVLTKLGEPTPKSGKQEYLENLLMQYLHG from the coding sequence ATGAAAACCTTGAACAAGCACTTCCCGCAGATCGGCAAGATCCGCTATGAGGGCCCGCGTTCCGCCAACGCGCTTTCCTTCAAGCACTACAACCCGTCGGAGATCATCGACGGCAAGACCTTGAAGGAGCACATGCGCTTCTCCATCGCCTACTGGCACGCGTTCCGTGGCACCGGCTCCGATCCGTTCGGTCCGGGCACGATCGTGCGCCCGTGGGAATCCGGCAAGGACCCCGTCTCCGTCGCCAAGGTGCGCCTGGACGCCGCCTTTGAGTTCTTCCAGAAGATCGAGGCGCCCTTCTGGTGCTGGCACGACCGCGACATCGCCCCCGAGGGCCGCACGCTGGCCGAGTCCAACAAGATCCTCGACAAGATCGTCGCCCATGCGAAGGGCCTGCAAAAGGCCACCGGCGTGAAGCTCCTGTGGGGCACCGCCAACCTCTTCAGCAACCCGCGCTTCATGTGCGGCGCCTCGACCAACCCCGACGCCCACGTCTTCGCCTACGCCGCGGCGCAGGTAAAGAAGGCCATGGAGTGCACGGTCGAACTCGGCGGCGAGAACTACGTGTTCTGGGGCGGCCGCGAGGGCTACGAGACCCTCCTCAACACCAACCTCAAGCGCGAGCAGGACCACCTCGCCCGCTTCCTCCACATGGCGGTCGATTACGCCAAGGAGATCGGCTTCACCGGCCAGTTCCTGATCGAGCCCAAGCCGAAGGAGCCCACCAAGCACCAGTATGACTTCGACGTGGCCTCGGGCATCGCCTTCCTGCGCACCTACGGCCTGGAGAAGCACTTCAAATTCAACATCGAGACCAACCACGCGACGCTCGCCGGCCACACCTTCCAGCACGAGATCGAGGTCGCGGCCTCGGCGCAGATGCTCGGCTCGATCGACGCCAACTCCGGCGACGAACTGCTGGGCTGGGACACCGACCAGTTCTCGACCGACGTCCGCACGCTCACCCTGGCGATGATCTCCATCCTCAAGGCCGGCGGCCTCGGCTCCGGTGGCTTCAACTTCGACGCCAAGCTCCGCCGGCCCTCGACCGACCTCGACGACCTCTTCCACGCCCACATCGGCGGCATGGATGCCTACGCCCTGGCTTTCAAGATCGCCCGCCGCATCCTCGCCGAGGGCAAGTTCGAGCAGTTCGTGGCCGACCGCTACTCGTCTTACGACACCGGCTACGGCAAGGACATCGAGAAGGGCAAGGCCACCTTCAAGTCCCTCGAGAAACTCGTCCTCACCAAGCTCGGCGAACCCACCCCCAAGTCCGGCAAGCAGGAGTATCTCGAGAATCTCCTCATGCAGTATCTGCACGGTTGA
- a CDS encoding TonB-dependent receptor plug domain-containing protein — MIPSSWRSLRPTLRQTGLACLFVSLFSPRLAAQQARATSEPADPEVIELSPFQVGAEDDTGYRANNTLAGTRLKTGLNDVAASISVITREFLNDASATDLTSLLVYTTSTEASGIGGNFTGANTSEDANLARTERSDARPQFNTRVRGLSAADLTRDYFITDVPLDSYNVDRVDINRGPNAALFGLGSPGGVINSGLKHATFRNATSVETKVDQFGSLRNVVDHNQVILKDRVALRLVGLKDDRNYEQTVAMNRNERLYADLVIKPFANTKITINGEWGAEKNRLPKLLPPIDRISPWFTYGKPGFDASITSSALNGLSAFVAANGNNQNIVGTFGDGTTFTILYNQPNNSTASVNGSIDGIVPQWNKNFDPDTNTAAFNNWRLLTINTTAQVIRGNPAAFGLNAGQASFYQAMRIMDPSVFNFYEDNVEGPNYGGFKNFRVINAAVEQTFFNNQVGFEAAFSRQVYNDGFTTHSSQWNTDALSVDINTHLPNGAVNPNFGRIYTGGNGYAESYYRERDAFRLTGFAEFDFKKRFDDNWLAKLGRHVLTGLYSTADRENHNKTYMNLRASNDLAVRKPGSYANAAAVARATERAAWVTYLSPSIAGANGIAGLNIPGITAVQNPQSTDNALLWNPITNTFDTGQKQGLYNFNNATQRDDVWTWGNNGTKESVDSIAFVLQSFLLSNKLVSTVSWRSDSVTQFVGSAPMNPATNLVQLPGQPTYSATPIIDTKSSNWSYGLVGHAPDFVNKQLPWGMQLSAHYNSSENFNAAAAGRNLYAKALPFPSGKTEEWGFSLYNDKFSLRFAHFETDQLAATINFPGQTTLWQEMANIYQWNTPAEIAASGFQVPAEIIESVNFRKTGVIYANGNPEYIQTNPVQANIKETQDYTSKGFEIEATYSPTKQWRIAANLARVNSITSNTAPYLSEFVERVMIPMWNDPKIGKALYSADRGALNNPDNLFGARSTGLLNQIRSAQARDGTPVTDARRYRFNLLTNYDFAREGRLAGFSVGAGVRYQSKISIGNALRELAAGSGTYGPDPSKPYYGPAETNFDAWAGYQRKLDFIKADWSIKFRIRNIGVGDELIPSRANPDGTIYEARIAESQVWEIVNNLRF; from the coding sequence ATGATTCCTTCGTCGTGGCGCAGCTTGCGCCCGACTCTGCGGCAGACCGGTCTGGCCTGCCTGTTCGTCTCCCTGTTCAGTCCTCGTTTGGCCGCTCAGCAAGCCCGCGCCACCTCGGAGCCTGCCGATCCCGAGGTCATTGAGCTCTCTCCCTTTCAGGTGGGCGCTGAAGACGACACCGGTTACCGTGCCAACAATACCCTCGCCGGCACCCGACTCAAAACGGGGCTGAATGACGTGGCTGCCTCCATCTCCGTCATCACCCGCGAATTTCTGAATGATGCGTCGGCAACCGATCTGACCAGCCTATTGGTCTATACCACCAGCACGGAGGCGTCAGGCATTGGCGGCAATTTTACCGGAGCCAACACCAGCGAGGACGCGAATCTCGCCCGAACGGAACGCTCCGATGCACGCCCGCAGTTCAACACCCGCGTGCGTGGCCTGTCCGCCGCGGATCTGACCCGCGACTATTTCATCACGGATGTTCCGCTCGATTCATACAACGTGGATCGCGTTGACATCAACCGCGGACCAAATGCCGCCCTCTTCGGGCTTGGCAGCCCGGGCGGCGTGATCAACTCAGGATTGAAGCATGCCACATTCCGGAACGCGACCAGCGTCGAAACGAAGGTGGATCAATTCGGTAGCCTCCGCAACGTGGTTGACCACAACCAGGTGATCCTAAAGGACCGGGTCGCACTGCGCCTCGTCGGTCTCAAGGACGACCGCAACTACGAGCAGACCGTGGCGATGAACCGCAACGAGCGGCTCTATGCCGACCTCGTCATCAAGCCCTTTGCGAACACCAAGATCACGATCAACGGCGAGTGGGGTGCGGAGAAGAACCGTCTCCCCAAACTCCTGCCTCCCATCGACCGCATTTCGCCCTGGTTCACCTACGGTAAACCCGGTTTCGATGCCTCCATCACCAGCAGCGCCCTCAACGGTCTGAGTGCTTTTGTCGCCGCCAACGGCAACAATCAAAACATTGTGGGCACCTTTGGTGACGGCACCACGTTCACAATTCTCTACAATCAGCCCAACAACAGCACGGCGAGCGTCAACGGCAGCATCGACGGCATCGTCCCGCAGTGGAACAAGAACTTCGATCCCGACACCAACACCGCCGCCTTCAACAACTGGCGCCTGCTTACCATCAATACCACCGCCCAGGTGATCCGTGGCAATCCCGCCGCCTTTGGCCTCAACGCCGGCCAGGCCAGTTTCTACCAGGCCATGCGCATCATGGATCCCTCCGTGTTCAACTTTTATGAGGACAACGTCGAGGGTCCGAACTACGGCGGGTTCAAGAACTTTCGGGTGATCAACGCCGCCGTCGAACAGACCTTCTTCAACAATCAGGTCGGCTTCGAGGCCGCCTTCAGCCGTCAGGTTTACAATGACGGCTTCACCACCCACTCCTCCCAGTGGAACACCGACGCCCTGAGCGTGGACATCAACACCCATCTGCCCAACGGCGCAGTCAACCCGAACTTCGGGCGCATCTACACCGGTGGCAACGGCTACGCCGAGAGCTACTACCGTGAGCGCGACGCGTTCCGTCTGACCGGTTTCGCGGAGTTCGACTTCAAGAAGCGGTTTGACGACAACTGGCTCGCCAAGCTTGGCCGTCACGTTCTCACCGGCCTCTACAGCACCGCGGATCGTGAGAACCACAACAAAACGTATATGAATCTGCGTGCGTCCAACGACCTGGCGGTGCGCAAGCCCGGCAGCTACGCCAATGCCGCCGCCGTGGCGCGCGCCACCGAACGTGCTGCCTGGGTAACTTATCTTTCACCGTCCATCGCCGGCGCCAACGGCATCGCCGGGCTGAATATTCCCGGCATCACGGCGGTGCAGAACCCCCAGTCCACGGACAACGCCCTGCTCTGGAATCCGATCACCAACACTTTCGACACCGGCCAGAAACAGGGGCTGTATAATTTCAATAATGCGACCCAACGTGACGACGTTTGGACTTGGGGCAACAACGGCACCAAAGAAAGCGTGGATTCGATCGCGTTCGTGCTCCAGAGTTTCCTCCTAAGCAACAAGCTTGTAAGCACCGTTTCATGGCGTTCCGACTCCGTGACACAGTTCGTCGGCAGTGCCCCGATGAATCCCGCCACGAATCTGGTGCAGCTGCCTGGCCAGCCCACCTACAGCGCAACCCCGATCATCGACACCAAGTCGAGCAACTGGTCCTACGGACTCGTAGGCCACGCGCCCGATTTCGTGAACAAACAACTGCCCTGGGGCATGCAGCTGAGCGCCCACTACAACAGTTCGGAGAACTTCAATGCCGCCGCGGCCGGCCGCAACCTCTACGCCAAGGCCCTGCCCTTCCCTTCCGGCAAGACGGAAGAATGGGGTTTCAGCCTCTATAACGATAAATTCAGTCTGCGCTTTGCCCATTTCGAGACCGACCAGCTGGCCGCGACGATCAACTTCCCTGGCCAGACGACGCTGTGGCAGGAAATGGCCAACATCTATCAGTGGAATACTCCGGCCGAGATCGCCGCCTCTGGCTTCCAAGTGCCGGCCGAGATCATCGAGTCCGTTAACTTCCGAAAAACAGGCGTCATCTACGCCAACGGCAATCCCGAATATATCCAGACGAATCCGGTCCAAGCCAACATCAAGGAAACCCAGGACTACACCAGCAAGGGCTTTGAGATCGAGGCGACCTACAGCCCGACCAAGCAGTGGCGGATTGCGGCCAATCTGGCCAGGGTGAACTCCATCACCTCCAACACGGCACCCTATTTGTCCGAGTTTGTCGAACGTGTCATGATTCCGATGTGGAACGACCCGAAGATTGGCAAAGCCCTCTATTCGGCCGATCGCGGTGCGCTCAACAACCCGGACAATCTGTTCGGCGCCCGTTCGACCGGCTTGCTGAACCAGATCCGCTCCGCCCAGGCCCGCGACGGCACCCCGGTGACGGATGCCCGCCGCTATCGTTTCAACCTGCTCACCAACTATGATTTTGCCCGAGAGGGGCGCCTCGCCGGTTTCAGTGTCGGCGCCGGTGTCCGTTACCAAAGCAAAATCTCGATCGGTAACGCCCTCCGCGAATTGGCTGCTGGCAGCGGAACCTACGGCCCCGATCCGTCGAAGCCCTACTATGGTCCGGCGGAGACGAACTTCGATGCATGGGCGGGGTATCAACGCAAACTGGACTTCATCAAGGCGGATTGGTCCATCAAGTTCCGCATCCGGAACATCGGAGTCGGCGACGAGCTGATTCCCTCCCGCGCCAATCCCGATGGCACGATCTATGAAGCCCGCATCGCCGAATCGCAGGTCTGGGAGATCGTGAACAATCTGCGCTTCTGA